CACATCAGCCGCTACGCGCTAGCGTGCGGTTATCTGTGTGACCATGAATCAGTTCTGCGTGGGAACCGCGAGCTGGCGCTCTGCGGCTGATGGATGTAGGAGTCGGGGCAACACATCAGCCGCTACGCGCCAGCGTGCGGTTATCTGCGTAACCATGGATCAGTTCTGTTTGGTAACCGCGAGCTAACGCTCTGCGGCTGATTCTTTCGGTTGATTTTTGTGGCTGGTTAGGCGACTTGTTCTAGTGACGGGCTTGTGGACGTGCAGGCGACGAAAATCTCTTCCAATGTTGCCAGTCGGCAGCGAACGTCGGTCACCCCCGGCGTTGATTTCAACGCGTCCACCATCTCATTTTCCAAATTCCGAACGAACATTTGCCGTGACCTGCCTTGCGTTTCTTCCATCAAGATTTCGGCCGGTTCGTTTAGTTTCGAAATCGCTCGTAGCGGATCGTCGGTGTCGATGATGACTTGATGGATCGACTCACGAATCTCGTTCAAGTCACCCATGATTCGAATCCGTCCGTGATGCAAAATCGCGATCGTATCGGCAACCCGCTCCACTTCACTAATTTGGTGACTCGACAAAAATACGGTTCTACCGGTCGCGGCCCGATCGATCATCGATTCAAGAAAGTTGCGTCGAACCTTGGGGTCTAGTCCGCTCGTCGGTTCGTCCATAATCAACAGCGAAGGATCATGGGCAAGCGCGAGCGACAAGGCGACTTTGGCACGCTGACCTTTCGATAGGTGACGAATCTTTTGCTCGGGCTGAATCTCGTACCGGCGGATCATTGACTGATACGTTGGTAGAAAACTGTTGTCGTAAAACGATGCCGTGAATCCACCGATCTGTGCGACGGTCATCCAGTCGTACAGTGCCGGGGCATCAGAGACGTAGCCGATCTGCTTTCGCACCGCCTGAGGATTGCTTTGTGGATCGATCCCACAGACAGTGCAAGACCCGCGAGTCGGGCGTTGAAACCCGGTCAAGATCCGAATCATCGTTGTCTTGCCGGCTCCGTTTTCACCGAGCAAGGCGAAGACCGTTCCGGGCCTAATTTGCAAATCGACATCGGTCAGCGCTTCGCAACGACGGAAGTGCATCGTCAATGCCCGTGTCGAAATCACCGGTTGCATTGAATCGCCATTTTCAGAAGAGGTACTCATATCAGTTGACTCCACTATGCGTCTTCAGAATGACCATTGTCGCCCGCTTCGGATGCCGTCGTTAATACGGACGGCTCCGTCTCGCATATCTCACGCAAGTGGGCGTCAACAAACATCTTGATCTGCTTCTTGGTTAACCCGGCATTCCAGGCTTCCGATAGCACCGCGCCGATCCGTTCATCCAAGACCGACTCGCGTTCTTGGCGACAAGATTCGACTGCGTCGTCGCGTACGATCATGCCTCGACCACGAAGCGATTCGATCACGCCATCAGCTTGAAGCTGGTTGAAAGCGCGTGCGACAGTATTGGGATTGAGTGCGACTTGATTACTGAGCACGCGAACACTGGGCAAAAGCTGCCCGGGGCGAAGCGTGCCAGCTGCGATCGCGAACTTCACCTGCCGCACAAGCTGCAAGTAAATCGCGACGTCGCTTTGGACATCGATCGAAAAAAACATGACCGGACCTGAGTATTGAGATCAGCGAACCAGTGTGATATTTAGATAGTACAGTGGTTCGGTAGTTCGGTCAACAAAATTTAGACAGATTTTCTAAGAAGCGAAATCGGCGCAGCAACGCACCTGGATTCGCCACAACGCTGAGCATGACGCTGAACAACGCCAGCTGGCATCTGCGCAGGAAGATCCGCATCACGATGCGTGCGACCGAAGAGGATCGCAAAACATAAAAAGCTGCAAGCTGACTATGCCAACACGTCGTCGATCACATATCCGTGAACGTCGGTTAAACGACGGTTCAGTCCGTTGTGATACCAAGTCAACTTTTCGTGGTCATAGCCAAGCAAGTGCATCACGGTCGCGTAAAAGTCCCATACCGTTGTCGGGTTCACTTCGGCGCGACGACCGAAATCGTCCGTCGCACCATAACTGACGCCGCCTTTGACGCCGGCGCCCATCATCCAGCATGTAAATCCATCTGGATTGTGATCGCGTCCGACAGTGCCTTGCTGGTGAGTTGGCATCCGACCGAATTCGGTTGTCCACAACACCAATGTGTCTTCAAGCAAACCGGTGCGTTTCAAATCGCTCAGCAGCGCCGCTGTCGGCTGATCAAAGATCGGACAATGCCGCTCGTAGTCGGCCTTTAAGGTTTTGTGAGCGTCCCAGTTCAGCAACCCATCAACACCACTCGCTCGCGATGCACAGTACAGATTGACATAGCGAACACCACGCTCGAGCAATCGCCTAGCGAGCAAACAGTTGCGGGCGTAGGCGGACTTCAATTGATTCGGGTCGTCTGTCCCATACAGTCGATGGGTTTCGCTGGACTCATCTTGCAAGTCAGACACTTCCGGTGCTGACAGCTGCATCCTCGCGGCCAAGGCATAAGCTTCCACCCGGGCCTGCAGCTCACTTTCGGCAGGATTGGCTGCGGCGAAACGCTGATTCATTCGGCCAAGCAACCGCCGTGTGTCGGCGTCAACTTCGGCAGCGATCGAATCGGGTCGCGTTAGATTTCGAATCGGCAATTGGTCGCTTAACGTGATCGCTTGATACTTGGCCGGCAAGAATCCGTTGGACCAATTCGCCTTGCCGTTTGGCGGCTCACCACGGATATCGGGAATGGCAACGTAGGCAGGCAAGTTCTCGTTTTCGCTTCCGAGTGCATAGCTGACCCAAGAACCGGCGCCGGGGAATCCCTCTGTATCATGACCGGTATTCATGAACACACAGCCAGGACCATGGGTATTCGTCTTGCTGTGCAGCGAATGAATGAAAGCGATGTCATCAACATGGGCAGCCATGTGTGGGAGCATCGAACTGATCGCTTTACCCGACTGTCCACTGGGCTTGAACGGCCAAGGGCTTTGCATCAAGTTCCCGTTCTTGCCTTGGAAGGAAACGAAGTTCTCTTCGCCCGGCATCGGTTGCCCATTCATCTTTTCCAGCATGGGCTTGTGTTCCCACAAATCCATGTGAGACGCTGCCCCAGGACAAAAGATCTGCAAGACTCGCTTGGCTTTGGCCGAATGGTGTGGAGCCACCTGGCCTGCTGGTGAAGCCGCCGACGCAGTCCTACCGAGCAGATCGACTAGCCCGACTCCTGCGAGTCCGCTTACCACGTTCCCCAGAAACTGACGTCTCGCTTTCGATTGCAAATCCATAGTTGGCTCGATCAAAGAAAAGAGATTAGGTTTCGAGATCGTATTTGCTGCATCACAGCAGGGTTACTTGATGTAGATCAATTCACTTGCGTTGAGCATCGCGCGGCAGAACGCCGATAGCCCGTTTCGTTTGACGAAGTCAACGCAGTCGTCTTTTTCTTCGCCTTCAGGTAGTCGATTGAACGCGATTTGATAGGCCGAGTCGACTTGTTTATCGATCTGATCCGATTCGGATTCCAATCGCTTGGCCATCGCGACACTCATGTCCAACGTGAACTGATGATTCAGCATCGTCAACGCTTGCAGCGGTGTCGTCGTGACAGCCCTACGTGGAGTCCCGAAAGCACAATCAGGTTGATCAAATTCGGTCATCAAATCGATCACCGATGCCCTCGCATTCTGATGGTAGACGGCCCTTCGATAGGTTTCTGGACCGTGCTTATCAAGCGGAACGTAGGTGCACACATTATCCTGCATGAAGTGATACAGCCGGAACCCGGGGCCACCCGCAGGCACAGCCGACTGCGAATCGTCCGCAGCGGCATCGGCTTGCAATATCGATCCACGCTGCCAAACGCCACTGATTTGCAACATCGTGTCGCGAATCGCTTCGGCCGAAAGACGTCGCGGCGGGAACCGCCAAAGCAGCCGATCATCGGAATCGACCGAAGCGGCCTCCGGATTGAAACTCGAAGACTGCCGATACGCTGGGCTCATCATGATCAACTTGTGCATCGGCTTGATTTGCCAATGGTTTTCACGAAGCTTTGCCGCCAGAAAGTCCAACAGCTTCGGATGACTCGGTCGCTGACCCATATAGCCAAAATCACTTGGCGTGGCGACGATCCCAGTGCCGAAGTGATAGTGCCATAAACGGTTCGCCAACACTCGTAACGTCAGTGCGTTCTCAGAATTTGTGACCCAGTTTGCGAAAGCCAAACGCCGATCCGACTCACTGGAATCGCTTTCGAGTGAATAACCGAACGAAGCCTGCTCAACGGAACTGTCACTCGGTCCGTTCGACATCACTGCCAAACTGGACGTGGTCACAACGTCGCCATGTTTTTGCGGACTGCCGCCCAAGAACACATGAAACGGGCCCTTCGCCTTCTGTGCATCATGACGGCCCAGCCAAGCACGCGGCAGCGGAGGAATCGCGGCAAGCTGCCGATTAACCGCATGCAGTTGAGATTGCCAATCCTTGCGCTGCTGAATCTCGGCATCAGTAATTGCAGCGATCGAGAGGCGATGATTGCGATGCTTTGCGCCGCCCTCGCCATCATGCGGCGTTACTTTCCGATCGTCCCCGCTGGCAACAACCGTCCAGTGTTCGCGGTCTGAAGAAACCTCGACTCGGTAGTCCGCGACAAAGGCAAACTTTCGCTGATCCGGCTGACTTTCACCCTTCGCACTCGAAAAAACAACCCGGTTGATCGTCGTCGGTTCCGCTAACTCGATCGTCAAGTCATTACTTGTAGCGATAAAGCGGGCTCCGGTTTGACCATCGATTGCCAGCTGCGGCCCATATGCATCAGGAAAGTCTTCGATACGACGCGCGTTGCCAAATGCTTTTCCGCCTGCCGAAGCAAGAGCCACGTTCTGAGCGTTCGGCTCATCTGACCAGATTTCGAACTCGTCGATGTTGAACCCGGTCGAGATTTCGGGCCGAGTATCCTGCGAAACACAAACCAAGCGAACAAACTTTGCAACAATCGGATCAAATCGCTCCTCCGTGCCGGTCCGATCAACAGGCGGGCGAACCCAAGTTTTGGCATAGTCCGATAGATTGTCGTTCCCTCGTTTCAAGACGGATTCGCTAAGCTCACGAAGCTGCCTTTCGAGTGCAGCCTTTTGTTCGTTGAGTGGCTGAACCTGATCATGCCGCTCCTTGCGTTGCTCGCTGCTCGCCCAAACTTCGCTGCCATGAACGGTGCCCGCAAACGTGCTGTACAGCGAGTAGTAATCTTCCTGAGTGATGGGATCGAATTTATGATCGTGGCAACGCGCACAGCCCATCGTCAGTCCCATAAACGCTTCGCTGCTTGAACGAATCATTTCGTCAATGGTATTCGCCCGGATCTGCGCCGCTTGAACAGGATCCTGGTTGCCCACATCGTCATAGGGACCGGCGACCAGAAAAGCACTTCCGATGACAACACGAGGATCGTTAGGGGCAATGACATCACCAGCGATGTGCTCGCGAATCAATTGGTCGAAAGGCTTATCTTCATTCAAGCTTGCGATGACGTAATCACGAAAAGGCCAAAGATCATTGATGATGACGTTCCGTTCAAATCCATTGCTTTCACCGAAACGCACCACATCCAGCCAATGTCTGCCCCAGCGTTCGCCGTAGTGATGCGATTGCAAAAGGCGATCGATCAATTTCTCATACGCATCGGGCGATTCATCATTCACAAACGCGTCGATTTCAGCTGGTGTCGGTGGCAAGCCGATCAGATCATAGGTCGCTCGTCGAATAAGAACGCGACGAGATGCCGGCTGGTTCTGTGACAAATCAGACTTCGCGAGCTGCTCGTCGATCAAAGTATCAATGGTGTCAGCGTCGTTCCATTGCAGCGGTTTAAATGCCCACCAGTTCGCATCCGCCTTGGCTTGGTGTCGCAAGCGAAAGCCTTCCGGCCATTTGGCTCCCTCGTCGATCCACCGACGGATCGTTCCCACTTGCTGATCCGAAAGTGGTTCGCCTTCGGCTGGCATTGCAGGCTTCTCGCCGTCGACAGCAGTGATCAGCTCGATCAGATAACTTGACTGAGAATCATTGGGGATGACAAAGTCCGATTCAATCAGCTGCACTTCCGACTCAATCGACAAGTCACCTTTCGCATTGCCGGGCCGGTGACAACGCAAGCAGTGCTCACGCAAGATCGGTGCGACGTCCTTTGCAAAATCGACAGCAGAATCTTCGGCAAGGGCTGGATCGGCAAAACCGATCGTCAGCACAACAACTACAAAGCTTCGAAGCAATGTTGAATCTGCTAAGCGGCGAATCGATAGATCAGTCATGGCGATCGAGTCCACGGCGAATGCCATGGTGCTTTTGGCGGGAGGGATGGAGCCGGGCGGGGCTACCATCATACCGCCCCGACGGAAGCGGTGCCAAAGAATCGCTTCCGCCGATCATCGAGCAGCGTATCTGCCAGACGCCTACTCGCCGCGTGTGATGACGATTTTGCCGAAGTGGGCACCGGATTGCAGGTGCTCGTAGGCCGCAGGCACATCGTCAAAATCGAATCGCTTGTCGATCACCGGACGCAGTGAATTGACTTCGATCGCGCGATTCATCGCTTCGAACATCTGACGGCTGCCCACGTAAATTCCTTGGACCGTCAATCGCTTGAATAACGTCATCATTGGTGAAGGGTTCTGTTCTGGATTTCCAGTCAAGACGCCGATCAAACTGACCCGCCCACTGACCTTCGCCGACGCCAACGACTTTTCAAACGTTCCCGCGCCGCCGACTTCAATGACATTATCGACTCCGATGCCATCGGTTTCATCGAGAACCAAACGCTCCCAATCCGGATACTTCTTATAGTTGATGGTGACATCGGCACCTAAGCCTTTCGCCCGTTCAAGCTTTTCATCGCTGCTGGATGTGATAATGGTGCGCATCCCAAAAATCTTAGCCAGTTGCAGCGCGAAGATGGAAACTCCACCAGTTCCGAGCATCAACACCACTTGGCCTGGCTGTGGTGTTGCGAGGGTCAGTGCTTGCCATGCCGTTAGCGCCGCACATGGCAACGTCGTGGCCTCTTCAAACAGATAACCTTGCGGGACCGAAACCCAACCGTCTTCGTGCAGGGCAACCCTTTCGGACAAGACCCCATCAACCGCCCCGCCAAGTGCGGATCCGATTTGCGGATCGGTCAAATCACCGTCCAGCCATTTCTGAAAGAATAGGCTCGCGACATGGTCACCGACTTTGAAACGGGTTACCAACTTGCCGACCGCGATGACTTCACCGGCACCGTCGGAAAGCGGAATCAACGGTGGGTCACGCTTAACCTTGTCATTACGGATGTAGCCACCAAACGGCATCGCCAAGTCGCGGTAATTGAGCGACCAGGATTTCATTTCGACCAGGACATCTAGCGGCCCCAGTTCAGGTTCTCCGATGTCAACCTGCTTTAACGATGCCAGCCCACCCGGACCGGTGATGTGATAACTCTTCATCCGACCGCCATTTTGAAGATTGCTTTAACAAACGACAAATCGACTCCGCATCCTTCGATCGAATCGATTCAGAAAAGCGTGAGTCGTGTATCGTGTCGCGCCTCTTGTATTGTATCGCAACCCAACCCCCTCGCCGTGGCAGTTCGCACCGCCAGCACATGAAGGGGTTATCATGACAGGCTCCTGCCTGCCTCATTCCCACGCACAACCTACCCATCCCAACATGCGCAAAACGAAACGGTTTCACTCGATGTGGCTTCGTCGCTGGCGTTCGATCCTGCCAGGCGTTTGCGGCCTGGTCCTGTCTGCCGCCAGTGCTCATGCAGCTGACGTTCGGGTGATCTATCCCGAGTTCGAACCTCAAATCGCCGGAAAAGAAGTCGATTGGATTTACGGCGATTACTTGATGAGCAACGACCATTTGTCGCTCACGATTGCCGCCCCAATCGCCACTCGAGATGCAAACCTGACCGTCCGTGCGATCGGCGCGTCGATTCTAGACCTTTCGGTTAACGACGCTTCGAATGATCAACTGAGCGCCTACACACCGACCGCCCTGCGATACGAATTCTTTGACCCCAGCACGGTTGATGTTGGCAAAGATGGCGACACCGTGTTCTGGAGCTGCCAATCATCCAAGTCGGTCGCCGAAGACGGTACCACCGCGACGGTGCGGTACGAACTGAGCGAAGGGCAGCCCTTCGTGGTCGCGACGGTGACGATCACCGGTGATGGCGCCAAAGACATCAAAGCCTTTGATATGGTCCGTGCCGACCAAACATTTGATCTGGAAACCGTAGACAACCTAGCGGTTTGCAAAGACGAATTCTTTCGCTCCACAATCGGATTCCAAGCGACCTCTGGTGACAGCGCACCGACATGGGATGAAAAGAAACGCCGCATGAAGGAACTGCGGTTCAGCGGTGCCCAAGTCGAATCGTTAGAAAACGGGATTCGCTGGAGCGTTCGAATTTACCCCGCCACCAGCATTACCGACCTAAAAACGGTCGTCAAAAAAGAGAATGCCAGTGCCCCGATGCGGACGATCCAAATCGGTTCGGACGCACCGGTCAAAGAGGGCCAAGCGTTTGTTCAACGCGCGACACTGAAGATCACGGCAAAGGGCAACGAAGACACAAAACCTGAAACGATTTTCACCGATGACCACGGTGTTGCAAAGCTTCGCTTGCCTGCCGGTCAGTACGAAATCGAAGCCAGTGCGAGCGGCTACAAGTCGACCACTGAAACGGTCACCTTAGACGACCAAGCGTCGACAACGTCACTGAAACTTAGCGAATTCACCGGCTTTTCAGCTGTCGCGACCG
This is a stretch of genomic DNA from Stieleria sp. JC731. It encodes these proteins:
- a CDS encoding zinc-dependent alcohol dehydrogenase family protein; translation: MKSYHITGPGGLASLKQVDIGEPELGPLDVLVEMKSWSLNYRDLAMPFGGYIRNDKVKRDPPLIPLSDGAGEVIAVGKLVTRFKVGDHVASLFFQKWLDGDLTDPQIGSALGGAVDGVLSERVALHEDGWVSVPQGYLFEEATTLPCAALTAWQALTLATPQPGQVVLMLGTGGVSIFALQLAKIFGMRTIITSSSDEKLERAKGLGADVTINYKKYPDWERLVLDETDGIGVDNVIEVGGAGTFEKSLASAKVSGRVSLIGVLTGNPEQNPSPMMTLFKRLTVQGIYVGSRQMFEAMNRAIEVNSLRPVIDKRFDFDDVPAAYEHLQSGAHFGKIVITRGE
- a CDS encoding GntR family transcriptional regulator, encoding MFFSIDVQSDVAIYLQLVRQVKFAIAAGTLRPGQLLPSVRVLSNQVALNPNTVARAFNQLQADGVIESLRGRGMIVRDDAVESCRQERESVLDERIGAVLSEAWNAGLTKKQIKMFVDAHLREICETEPSVLTTASEAGDNGHSEDA
- a CDS encoding ABC transporter ATP-binding protein, encoding MQPVISTRALTMHFRRCEALTDVDLQIRPGTVFALLGENGAGKTTMIRILTGFQRPTRGSCTVCGIDPQSNPQAVRKQIGYVSDAPALYDWMTVAQIGGFTASFYDNSFLPTYQSMIRRYEIQPEQKIRHLSKGQRAKVALSLALAHDPSLLIMDEPTSGLDPKVRRNFLESMIDRAATGRTVFLSSHQISEVERVADTIAILHHGRIRIMGDLNEIRESIHQVIIDTDDPLRAISKLNEPAEILMEETQGRSRQMFVRNLENEMVDALKSTPGVTDVRCRLATLEEIFVACTSTSPSLEQVA
- a CDS encoding DUF1553 domain-containing protein — its product is MTDLSIRRLADSTLLRSFVVVVLTIGFADPALAEDSAVDFAKDVAPILREHCLRCHRPGNAKGDLSIESEVQLIESDFVIPNDSQSSYLIELITAVDGEKPAMPAEGEPLSDQQVGTIRRWIDEGAKWPEGFRLRHQAKADANWWAFKPLQWNDADTIDTLIDEQLAKSDLSQNQPASRRVLIRRATYDLIGLPPTPAEIDAFVNDESPDAYEKLIDRLLQSHHYGERWGRHWLDVVRFGESNGFERNVIINDLWPFRDYVIASLNEDKPFDQLIREHIAGDVIAPNDPRVVIGSAFLVAGPYDDVGNQDPVQAAQIRANTIDEMIRSSSEAFMGLTMGCARCHDHKFDPITQEDYYSLYSTFAGTVHGSEVWASSEQRKERHDQVQPLNEQKAALERQLRELSESVLKRGNDNLSDYAKTWVRPPVDRTGTEERFDPIVAKFVRLVCVSQDTRPEISTGFNIDEFEIWSDEPNAQNVALASAGGKAFGNARRIEDFPDAYGPQLAIDGQTGARFIATSNDLTIELAEPTTINRVVFSSAKGESQPDQRKFAFVADYRVEVSSDREHWTVVASGDDRKVTPHDGEGGAKHRNHRLSIAAITDAEIQQRKDWQSQLHAVNRQLAAIPPLPRAWLGRHDAQKAKGPFHVFLGGSPQKHGDVVTTSSLAVMSNGPSDSSVEQASFGYSLESDSSESDRRLAFANWVTNSENALTLRVLANRLWHYHFGTGIVATPSDFGYMGQRPSHPKLLDFLAAKLRENHWQIKPMHKLIMMSPAYRQSSSFNPEAASVDSDDRLLWRFPPRRLSAEAIRDTMLQISGVWQRGSILQADAAADDSQSAVPAGGPGFRLYHFMQDNVCTYVPLDKHGPETYRRAVYHQNARASVIDLMTEFDQPDCAFGTPRRAVTTTPLQALTMLNHQFTLDMSVAMAKRLESESDQIDKQVDSAYQIAFNRLPEGEEKDDCVDFVKRNGLSAFCRAMLNASELIYIK
- a CDS encoding DUF1501 domain-containing protein, translated to MDLQSKARRQFLGNVVSGLAGVGLVDLLGRTASAASPAGQVAPHHSAKAKRVLQIFCPGAASHMDLWEHKPMLEKMNGQPMPGEENFVSFQGKNGNLMQSPWPFKPSGQSGKAISSMLPHMAAHVDDIAFIHSLHSKTNTHGPGCVFMNTGHDTEGFPGAGSWVSYALGSENENLPAYVAIPDIRGEPPNGKANWSNGFLPAKYQAITLSDQLPIRNLTRPDSIAAEVDADTRRLLGRMNQRFAAANPAESELQARVEAYALAARMQLSAPEVSDLQDESSETHRLYGTDDPNQLKSAYARNCLLARRLLERGVRYVNLYCASRASGVDGLLNWDAHKTLKADYERHCPIFDQPTAALLSDLKRTGLLEDTLVLWTTEFGRMPTHQQGTVGRDHNPDGFTCWMMGAGVKGGVSYGATDDFGRRAEVNPTTVWDFYATVMHLLGYDHEKLTWYHNGLNRRLTDVHGYVIDDVLA